The Megalobrama amblycephala isolate DHTTF-2021 linkage group LG7, ASM1881202v1, whole genome shotgun sequence genome window below encodes:
- the LOC125271301 gene encoding CMRF35-like molecule 1, giving the protein MKFPLTVCVFLLTVIRSLSVDITVRGTEGESVIIKCPYPGGYVDSVKYFYKGVYRESVIILQSDGGRSKDRFSLEDDRQTRSFTVTISDLKMEDAGIYGCRAGWGGDYKQIQLIVIRAPQRPRPVQISTSTIRPYTNTSTEHIDTEHSSTGT; this is encoded by the exons ATGAAGTTTCCGCTGacagtttgtgtgtttctgctgACGG tgatCAGGTCACTGTCTGTGGACATTACAGTGAGAGGAACGGAGGGAGAATCAGTTATTATTAAGTGTCCTTATCCAGGAGGATATGTAGACTCTGTCAAATACTTCTACAAAGGAGTTTACAGAGAGAGTGTCATTATACTACAATCTGATGGAGGAAGGTCTAAGGACAGATTCTCACTGGAGGATGATCGTCAGACCAGATCATTTACAGTGACCATCAGTGACCTGAAGATGGAAGATGCTGGAATATACGGCTGTAGAGCTGGATGGGGGGGAGATTATAAACAAATCCAGCTGATTGTGATCAGAG CTCCACAGAGACCGAGACCTGTCCAGATCTCAACATCCACCATTCGTCCATATACAAACACCAGCACTGAACACATTGACACTGAACACAGCAGCACAGGTACCTGa
- the LOC125271260 gene encoding CMRF35-like molecule 3, translating into MWDVLLLFSSICTAVVVGAPDTVTGHRGERVEIRCSYESGYKSNSKYFCKGECLLSDNIMVESGSPAKDERFSLTDDTTNRVFTVSITDLRTEDQGKYWCAVKRTFIANFFLTDIYSEILLQVNQDKTEVSTISSFSKTQSSFSTTELNLQSVTHQTEITRTTTGNTTVELHQPTTNLASVAGGLGSVLLVLTLCSGTFLILKKRKRKCGTALVQQNVQHNTETDRMYEEIPNSDVAAVTSSSNQTSASHLNNLPEVSTVYVTVTNQQPDSNLSHTHSTNQVTDPDCDYYATIKSPDPTQDSRTELTYVTATHPQNISTNEGTIYSVIKHE; encoded by the exons ATGTGGGACGTTCTGCTGCTCTTTTCCAGCATCTGTACAG CTGTTGTTGTAGGAGCTCCAGATACAGTTACAGGACACAGAGGAGAGAGAGTTGAGATCAGATGCTCATATGAATCTGGATATaaatcaaattcaaaatatttttgtaaaggcGAGTGTTTATTGTCAGATAACATCATGGTTGAATCAGGATCTCCAGCTAAAGACGAGAGATTCTCTCTGACTGACGACACGACCAACAGAGTTTTCACCGTCAGCATCACTGATCTGAGAACAGAGGATCAAGGCAAATACTGGTGTGCTGTGAAGAGGACTTTCATTGCTAATTTCTTTTTAACTGACATCTATTCAGAGATTTTGTTGCAGGTTAATCAGG ATAAAACTGAAGTTTCAACCATCAGCtctttttcaaaaacacagTCGTCTTTCAGCACAACAGAACTGAATCTACAATCAG TGACTCATCAGACAGAAATAACAAGAACAACAACAGGAAATACTACAGTTGAACTCCATCAGCCAACCACTA ACCTGGCTTCTGTTGCTGGCGGTCTGGGTTCGGTTCTGCTGGTTCTGACTCTGTGTTCTGGAACGTTCCTCATCCTGAAAAAGAGGAAAAGGAAATGTGGGACAG CTTTAGTTCAGCAAAATGTGCAGCACAATACAGAG ACTGACCGCATGTATGAAGAGATTCCAAACAGTGACGTCGCCGCGGTAACATCTTCATCCAATCAGACGTCTGCATCACACCTCAACAACCTCCCAGAAGTCTCTACTGTTTACGTCACAGTAACCAATCAGCAGCCTGATTCAAACCTCAGTCACACCCACTCGACCAATCAGGTGACAGATCCAGACTGTGATTATTATGCCACTATAAAGTCACCTGACCCAACACAGGACAGCAGGACAGAACTGACCTACGTGACAGCAACACATCCACAAAACATCTCAACCAACGAGGGAACGATATATTCAGtaataaaacatgaataa
- the LOC125271307 gene encoding CMRF35-like molecule 7, giving the protein MVKSGSPAKDERFSLTDDKKNRVFTVTITDLRTEDEDTYWCAVERSLPLTDVYSEILLLVKQSHISHSGSVIYVSVGLVIMVIIFFMTLMVWCRKISKKPPRVSQSGPSQQGQI; this is encoded by the exons ATGGTTAAATCAGGATCTCCAGCTAAAGACGAGAGATTCTCTCTGACTGACGACAAGAAGAACAGAGTTTTCACCGTCACCATCACTGATCTGAGAACAGAGGATGAAGACACATACTGGTGTGCTGTGGAGAGGAGTTTGCCTTTAACTGATGTCTATTCAGAGATTTTGTTGCTGGTTAAACAGA GTCACATCTCACATTCAGGGTCTGTCATATACGTCAGTGTTGGGTTAGTCATCATGGTGATCATCTTCTTCATGACGCTGATGGTGTGGTGTAGGAAGATTAGCAAGAAACCACCAAGAGTTTCACAATCAGGACCTTCACAGCAAGGTCAGATTTAG